Proteins encoded within one genomic window of Gadus chalcogrammus isolate NIFS_2021 chromosome 6, NIFS_Gcha_1.0, whole genome shotgun sequence:
- the LOC130384920 gene encoding leucine-rich repeat-containing protein 2-like: MRLERLGVPVYDLGSLRSLWEVRTRKYKQRQKKEKERVEKSALVKINQQWQYPACTVRVCGAERWMFCIVTSTETCSWTTAQTHSSLAPRGVPKRSCSGCPYLKEWHGALYQDQPPAKTSLFVFQAAHQLQLPKNAPQRSCPR; encoded by the exons ATGCGTTTGGAGAGGCTTGGGGTGCCCGTCTACGACCTGGGCTCTCTCCGCAGTCTCTGGGAGGTACGAACCCGGAAgtacaaacagagacagaagaaggagaaggagagagtggagaagaGTGCTCTGGTCAA gatcaACCAGCAGTGGCAGTACCCGGCGTGCACTGTAAGAGTCTGCGGGGCGGAGAGGTGGATGTTCTGCATCGTTACCTCGACAGAGACGTGCTCCTGGACGACAGCACAGACCCACAGCTCGCTG GCGCCGAGGG GAGTTCCCAAGCGGAGCTGCAGTGGATGTCCCTACCTGAAGGAGTGGCATGGTGCGCTCTACCAGGATCAGCCGCCTGCCAAGACTTCCTTGTTCGTATTTCAAGCAGCTCACCAACTGCAGCTGCCCAAGAACGCCCCTCAGCGCAGCTGCCCCCGATGA